Sequence from the Thermodesulfobacteriota bacterium genome:
ACTGGCTCCTTTTTTTTGCTTACTTCATAGACAGTTTGTAATTTTCCAAATTTAGATGGGCAGCATTTTATTCTTGCGTGTGTTATAAACCCACATCATCTCATTTCCGCCGCGCTGTATCTCGTATCTAACCCGTTTAATTTTCACAGTGTAGCCGTCTCTTTCAAGCTCTTTTGTAAGAGGCTCTATATACGGCGAGCGGTTAAGCATTAAATCCAAAAGCGGGAATATACGCACATCATCTGCAACTCTTAGCATCTCGTACACTGCGGCTTTGTGGAAGTTGTAGTCATACTGCTCTGAGTATAGAAAGAGAAAATGAGAGCAGAGTGCAATGTCAAAGACGCTGTCTTGAAACTCCAGAGCGGGAAGCTCCCCTACTAGATATCTTCCGTCTTTTTTCCCGGACTCAAAATCTCTTGTGAATCTTTCAAGTGCCTCTTTTCTATGCTGTCTAAGGTCATCAGGCGACATGTGATAAGTCCACGTCCAGTCGCCAGGAGTGTTTCTTACTTGCTCGATAATATTATCGAATACCTTGTCGAACTTGCGAGCTATGTCTTTTGCTGTGAAAAAATAGATAGGGTCTACTGAGACTACAGGTTTGCCAATCTGATGCATCTCGGCATTAAAACTGGCGGGCCCGTCACCCACTCCTATAATGCGCTTATCCAGATCGTCCTTCGATAAATTGAACATCAGCCTGTACTCATCAAACGATCTCCCTAACGGCACAACTTCTTTTAACCTTGTAGCCATGAGGTAATAATTAAACCCCGGTGCCCCAAAAAATCAATATTTAGCTCAATTATTAAAAAGCTTTCTTACCTAGATAAATAGCCAGGTAATTTGTAATTATCGTCCGAATATCTCGCGGGCTATGACCATCTTATGTATCTCATTTGAGCCCTCGTAAATCTCGCCGACTTTGGAGTCTCGGTATATCTCCTCAACTTTATATGTAGAGCCGTCGTGCCCAAGCTCCACCATGAGCCCATAGCCTCCGAAAATCTGAACAGCATCTCTTGCCATATCAACTGCAAGTTTTGAGCCGTACGACTTTGCGCCGGAGGATTCAAGTATCGGGAATTTATTGCCACCGTCAATTTGAAGCCCGCTCTTTACATATAAGTTCCTGGCATTTTCGATCTCGACAGCTCGCTCTGCCATTAGAAACTGCCAGTGCTGAAACTGGCTGATGGGTTTGCCGAACGCTCGTCTTTCTTTCATATAGGCGGCGCTTTCGTCAAAAGCAGACTGGGCCATTCCCACACCTGATGCGCCGATTCCAGTTCTACCATACATAAGAGCTCTTAAGCATACTTTTAGCCCATCACCTTCTTCGCCAATTAAGTTTTCCTTAGGCACTCTGACTTTATCAAAATATATGTCGTAAGTAAGCTCCCCACGGTTTCCTAGTTTTTTGTCAGGCTCGCTTGTAGAGACTCCCTTTGATTTCATATCAATTACCAGCATGCAGCTCTTCCCATTTAAGTCTAGTAACGTGGCCGTAAAGTCAGCAATGCCGGCGTTTGTTATGTAGCGCTTTTGGCCGGATACAATATAGCCGCCCCTGGTTTTAGTAGCTTTGGTGATAAGAGACTCTGATCTGACGTCTGATCCAGACTGCGGCTCTGTCATTGCGAATGCACCGATTGCCTCACATTCCATAAGCGGCTTTAAGTAATTGCGCTTTATATAGCTGGAACCCTGTGCGACGCTTACTCCGGCAAGAAGAAAGTGTGCGTTTACGGCTCCTGAGAAGCTGGCGCTTATATAGGCAAGCTCTTCTGCCAAAGTTGCTGCTGCGCATGCAGGGTACTTAAGGCCAAGACCGCCGTCGCCCTTTTTATGAGGCACCTTAAAGAACCCTTTTTTTGCCATAGATCTAAAAAGCTCCATTGGAAAATTCTCATTGCTCTCTCTTCGCTGTCCTAATTCATATGCGATCGGAAAAAGCTCTTTCTCAGCAAAGGACCTGAATTTTTTTCTGAACTTTAAGGTTTCATCCGGAACATAGTCATTATTGTAGAGCGTCTCGCTCATTCTTGGGGGCAGGTTTCTCATAGTTTTCTCCTAATCATCATCTTAAATCTTAATATATCAGCAATCTCAAAGGATGTGGAGACTTTCAAAGAATATATTCATTAAAGTTCTTTAATTGAAAAAAGATATAGAGCCTTTGTGTTATTTATCAACTAATGTTAAATTGTAGTTGCTAATAGATGGCTAATTAATTAATGTGTTAATATGCAGTCTAAATTATATTTAATTCTCATCTTATTACTAGCACTTTTTCTAAGATGCTTTGATCTGTCTAATAATCCTCCCGAATTAAATTCCGATGAACTTATTAACTTTGCATCAGCGCACAGCATAGTCGAAACTGGAGCAGATTTACACGGAAAACTATTACCATATTTTACTGATAAAGCCGTCGAAATGAGGCCGCCAATCTATGGATATGCAACTTTAGTTTCAACTTTAATTATGGGTGAAAACACTAGTTCCATCAGAGCACCAGCGGTTTTTTTTGGGTTATTATCGATATTTGCTGTCTATCTGCTAGGTATGGAGTTTTTCAGAGATAGAAGAGCTGCCCTTATGGCAGCATTTTTGATGACAATTGTTCCTTGGCACATACACTTCTCGAGAGTAGGTTGGGAGCCCGCATCTTTTCTGCCATTCTTGCTTTTTTCAATTTACTTTTTTCTTCATGGAGTAAATAGTAGTAAAAGAACTTTAGTCGCACTCTCTTTTGCTCTCTTCACTCTCACTATATATACCTATCATGCAGCCCCGCTTTATGCATTTTTATTTTTATTCTCACTCTTTTTGCTTAATTTTAGATATTTCATAAAAGAAAAAAAGCTCTTTGTGATTTGCATATTGATAGCGGCGATATTGGCTATTCCATATATATGGACTGCCAGTACTGAATATCTAATGTATGCAAGAGCAAAAAGTATTAACACATTTAAAGACGGCTTAAATACTGAGTCAATTTCCTTGTTCGCTTCAAACTATATAAGTCATTTTGGTCTGGAATATCTATTTATCTCCGGAGATCCGAACCTGAAATTTGTTTCTGGTGCTGGAGTTTTGTATTGGATAATGTTGCCCTTGATATTATTTGGAGTCATTGGCCTTTGGTTCTGCGATTTGCCAAGAAAACACAAGATTCTCATTGTTATCTGGATATTGATTTATCCACTTGCGGGGTCACTGACTAATGATGGAGTTCCTCATGCTGCTAGAACTCTTGTAGGATCGGCAATGTTTTGCCTTCTAAGCGGTTTTGGATATAGCGTTATCTATAGGTTTGTTATATCGCA
This genomic interval carries:
- a CDS encoding acyl-CoA dehydrogenase family protein, coding for MRNLPPRMSETLYNNDYVPDETLKFRKKFRSFAEKELFPIAYELGQRRESNENFPMELFRSMAKKGFFKVPHKKGDGGLGLKYPACAAATLAEELAYISASFSGAVNAHFLLAGVSVAQGSSYIKRNYLKPLMECEAIGAFAMTEPQSGSDVRSESLITKATKTRGGYIVSGQKRYITNAGIADFTATLLDLNGKSCMLVIDMKSKGVSTSEPDKKLGNRGELTYDIYFDKVRVPKENLIGEEGDGLKVCLRALMYGRTGIGASGVGMAQSAFDESAAYMKERRAFGKPISQFQHWQFLMAERAVEIENARNLYVKSGLQIDGGNKFPILESSGAKSYGSKLAVDMARDAVQIFGGYGLMVELGHDGSTYKVEEIYRDSKVGEIYEGSNEIHKMVIAREIFGR
- a CDS encoding glycosyltransferase family 39 protein, which gives rise to MQSKLYLILILLLALFLRCFDLSNNPPELNSDELINFASAHSIVETGADLHGKLLPYFTDKAVEMRPPIYGYATLVSTLIMGENTSSIRAPAVFFGLLSIFAVYLLGMEFFRDRRAALMAAFLMTIVPWHIHFSRVGWEPASFLPFLLFSIYFFLHGVNSSKRTLVALSFALFTLTIYTYHAAPLYAFLFLFSLFLLNFRYFIKEKKLFVICILIAAILAIPYIWTASTEYLMYARAKSINTFKDGLNTESISLFASNYISHFGLEYLFISGDPNLKFVSGAGVLYWIMLPLILFGVIGLWFCDLPRKHKILIVIWILIYPLAGSLTNDGVPHAARTLVGSAMFCLLSGFGYSVIYRFVISHTELTALDYVFSVSIVFISLLSLGYFANFYYFHYPNASYLHWDYGQKQIFSNIQQLEHEYKLACMGNLNHPNNRQLLYYYLRDSKLDITKNLDDSRCRESGTIIVQKHYEPRIDRSMQLVDIVKGPDEKALYHIYVIE
- a CDS encoding SAM-dependent methyltransferase translates to MATRLKEVVPLGRSFDEYRLMFNLSKDDLDKRIIGVGDGPASFNAEMHQIGKPVVSVDPIYFFTAKDIARKFDKVFDNIIEQVRNTPGDWTWTYHMSPDDLRQHRKEALERFTRDFESGKKDGRYLVGELPALEFQDSVFDIALCSHFLFLYSEQYDYNFHKAAVYEMLRVADDVRIFPLLDLMLNRSPYIEPLTKELERDGYTVKIKRVRYEIQRGGNEMMWVYNTRKNKMLPI